From a single Phorcysia thermohydrogeniphila genomic region:
- a CDS encoding bacteriohemerythrin, translating into MLIPLEKLPLVAYSGMNDVHRRELEILNRLYEAISEGRDTEEISALFDAFVEDIRQHFAYEEDLMRKTAFFAYHCHSEEHKRVLREIEEVKRRWEETKDVGVLKRYFEKVFKPWIKDHILTMDTVTAQWLSQALSGLRKVTV; encoded by the coding sequence ATGCTTATACCCTTAGAGAAACTGCCTTTAGTTGCTTACTCAGGAATGAATGATGTTCATAGAAGGGAGCTGGAGATACTGAACCGACTCTATGAGGCAATCTCAGAAGGTAGAGACACTGAGGAGATTTCCGCTCTGTTTGATGCGTTCGTGGAGGACATCAGACAGCACTTTGCCTATGAGGAAGACTTGATGAGGAAAACGGCTTTCTTTGCCTACCACTGCCACTCTGAGGAACATAAGAGGGTTCTTAGAGAAATTGAGGAAGTGAAGAGAAGGTGGGAAGAGACGAAGGATGTTGGAGTTCTAAAACGTTACTTTGAAAAGGTCTTTAAACCATGGATAAAAGACCACATCCTGACGATGGACACAGTAACTGCCCAGTGGCTTTCACAAGCACTTTCTGGGCTCAGGAAGGTTACCGTCTAA
- a CDS encoding SpoVG family protein codes for MRRKELERLPVMNIEVTDVKIYPFDTTGIGGNVKAVATIKINDVLEIKDIKILYSNNGYFIQMPLKKTRTGEFVPIVNPLNRDLYLHIRRKILDEYKRIMEKYEREL; via the coding sequence ATGAGGAGGAAGGAGCTTGAGAGACTTCCCGTAATGAACATAGAGGTAACGGATGTAAAAATCTATCCCTTTGATACAACTGGAATCGGAGGAAACGTTAAGGCCGTTGCTACGATAAAGATTAACGACGTTTTAGAAATAAAAGACATAAAAATTCTTTACTCCAACAACGGCTACTTTATACAGATGCCCTTAAAGAAAACAAGAACGGGGGAGTTCGTTCCCATCGTGAACCCTTTAAACAGGGATCTCTACCTCCACATCAGGCGGAAGATTTTAGACGAGTATAAGCGGATTATGGAGAAGTACGAGAGAGAACTTTGA
- a CDS encoding antitoxin AF2212-like protein gives MKTVRVVFRNGVFVPVEEKDIPEGSEGVVVFLPKGGERRERPAWWDSLQVEERKKEALHRFSETVFRRVTVNDVKVVIGEEGFEVFVLVHDELKALRPVMEVALKIYEETGVYIPVQVISERRLNRWKEQGSKIFDSIVGGISIR, from the coding sequence ATGAAAACTGTTAGGGTTGTCTTTAGAAACGGCGTGTTTGTTCCTGTGGAGGAAAAGGATATTCCAGAGGGTTCTGAAGGAGTTGTTGTTTTCCTCCCTAAGGGAGGAGAAAGGAGAGAGAGACCAGCTTGGTGGGATAGCCTTCAGGTAGAAGAGAGGAAGAAGGAGGCTCTTCATAGGTTTTCGGAGACAGTTTTCAGGAGGGTAACGGTTAACGACGTGAAGGTAGTTATAGGGGAGGAGGGTTTTGAAGTTTTTGTTTTAGTACATGATGAGTTAAAAGCTTTACGTCCTGTTATGGAGGTAGCACTTAAGATTTATGAGGAGACTGGGGTATACATTCCTGTTCAGGTAATTTCAGAAAGGAGGCTGAATCGCTGGAAGGAACAGGGGAGCAAAATCTTTGACTCAATTGTTGGAGGAATTTCTATAAGATGA
- the cdd gene encoding cytidine deaminase: MARGIEGRTDFRKLLKLAQKAVKNSYCPYSNFRVSAVLFGEDGTVTGVNVENASYGLTVCAERVAIFKAVSEGKRKFRGILIYSPDGMPYPCGACRQVMTEFFPTDFEILVTNGSSEERFTLKELFPYNFKL; the protein is encoded by the coding sequence ATGGCCAGAGGGATAGAAGGAAGAACCGACTTTCGGAAGCTCTTGAAGCTTGCCCAAAAAGCGGTGAAAAACTCGTACTGTCCATACTCAAACTTCCGAGTATCTGCCGTTTTATTCGGCGAAGACGGCACCGTAACGGGAGTTAACGTAGAAAATGCTTCTTACGGTCTAACAGTTTGCGCCGAGAGGGTCGCTATTTTCAAAGCAGTCTCAGAAGGGAAAAGGAAATTTAGAGGAATTCTTATCTACTCACCAGATGGCATGCCGTACCCATGCGGTGCCTGCCGTCAAGTGATGACTGAGTTTTTCCCCACAGATTTTGAAATACTCGTTACAAACGGCTCTTCAGAAGAGCGATTTACGCTCAAAGAGCTATTCCCCTACAACTTTAAGCTATAA
- a CDS encoding response regulator transcription factor has protein sequence MVVLLVEDDEDLGELVKYNLEKHGLKVDWVLDGKEAFEKVMRQRYDFIILDLMLPGMSGLDLCKEIRENSPNRETPIIMLTALSDEDTKVKGFSTGADDYVTKPFSMKELIARIEAVLRRVGHIKKDVIEFNGIVIDRKSKSVTIDGNPVYLTKTELQLLEFFLEHPEQLFSREELLEKIWGTEHNETTRTVDVYISRLRKKLGEKGKYLKTLPRLGYKLTKN, from the coding sequence ATGGTAGTACTTCTCGTTGAGGACGACGAGGACCTCGGAGAACTCGTTAAGTACAACTTAGAAAAGCACGGGCTTAAAGTTGACTGGGTTCTTGACGGGAAGGAAGCCTTTGAGAAAGTAATGAGGCAACGTTACGACTTCATAATCCTTGACCTTATGCTTCCCGGAATGAGTGGCCTTGACTTATGTAAGGAGATAAGGGAGAACTCTCCAAATAGGGAAACGCCGATAATAATGCTCACAGCTCTCTCTGATGAAGACACGAAGGTAAAAGGCTTCTCCACAGGTGCCGACGACTACGTGACCAAACCTTTTAGCATGAAGGAGCTAATAGCCAGAATAGAGGCCGTCTTGAGAAGGGTTGGACATATCAAGAAAGACGTAATTGAGTTTAACGGAATAGTTATTGACAGGAAGTCTAAGAGCGTAACTATTGACGGAAACCCTGTCTATTTAACAAAGACGGAGCTCCAGCTCCTTGAGTTCTTCCTTGAACACCCGGAACAGCTCTTCTCACGGGAGGAGCTCCTTGAAAAGATATGGGGCACAGAGCACAACGAGACTACCAGAACCGTTGACGTTTACATAAGCAGGCTAAGGAAGAAACTTGGAGAAAAAGGAAAGTACCTCAAGACACTACCGCGACTTGGTTATAAGCTGACAAAAAATTAA